A part of Magnetococcales bacterium genomic DNA contains:
- a CDS encoding acyl carrier protein translates to MEAFLEQLAEILDTDVELTAETVLATIEEWDSLAWLHFMTLADETYGKQIKGKDLAKCTTIQELYRLVT, encoded by the coding sequence ATGGAAGCTTTTCTGGAGCAACTCGCAGAAATTCTCGATACGGATGTCGAATTGACCGCCGAAACGGTGTTGGCAACCATCGAGGAGTGGGATTCACTGGCCTGGCTGCACTTCATGACCCTGGCCGACGAAACTTATGGCAAGCAGATCAAGGGAAAAGATCTGGCCAAGTGTACAACCATTCAGGAACTCTACAGACTGGTCACATGA
- a CDS encoding N-acetylneuraminate synthase family protein, which produces MLAREFSIGGRQVGPGHPPYLIAEIGSNFDQSIAKAKCLIDHMAKAGVDAVKFQLFRADAMQPKGSELHRIFRSLELNPEWIQELSQHAAGQGLAFLASAFDGQSLTTLEQAGAQAHKLASSEMVNFPLIDAMARTGKPLFLATGMCDLVDVAEAVHLCRVRGNDKVAILQCAALYPLPPEEANLRTMDLFHATFGGPVGFSDHSLGIVLAIAAAARGACVIEKHVTLDRNATGPDHFYALEPHEMTELARSLKMVHAALGSSDKAMLPEEQRTGRRLGLYATRDIPQGGTIMAEDLTERRPAAGMRARYHAQVIGSRATRDISRDEPIAWDAISFQEPIQVD; this is translated from the coding sequence GTGCTCGCTCGTGAATTTTCCATCGGAGGTCGCCAGGTTGGACCTGGTCACCCCCCCTATCTGATCGCCGAAATCGGCTCCAACTTCGATCAATCCATCGCCAAGGCCAAATGCCTGATCGATCACATGGCCAAGGCCGGGGTGGATGCCGTCAAGTTTCAACTTTTCCGCGCCGACGCCATGCAGCCGAAGGGAAGCGAACTGCACCGCATCTTCCGCTCCCTGGAGTTGAATCCGGAATGGATCCAGGAACTCTCCCAACATGCCGCCGGACAGGGGTTGGCTTTTCTAGCCTCCGCCTTCGATGGGCAATCCCTGACGACCCTGGAACAGGCCGGGGCCCAGGCCCATAAACTGGCCTCGTCGGAAATGGTCAATTTTCCCCTCATCGACGCCATGGCCCGCACCGGAAAGCCTCTCTTCCTGGCAACCGGCATGTGTGACCTTGTCGATGTGGCCGAGGCGGTTCATCTGTGTCGGGTTCGGGGCAACGACAAGGTGGCCATCTTGCAATGCGCCGCCCTCTATCCCCTGCCTCCCGAAGAGGCCAATCTTCGCACCATGGATCTCTTCCACGCCACGTTCGGCGGTCCGGTGGGGTTCTCGGATCACTCCCTGGGCATTGTCCTGGCCATCGCGGCGGCAGCCCGGGGGGCCTGCGTCATCGAAAAACATGTGACCCTGGATCGCAACGCCACCGGACCGGATCATTTTTATGCCCTGGAGCCGCACGAAATGACAGAGTTGGCCCGATCCTTGAAAATGGTCCATGCGGCGCTGGGGTCATCGGACAAGGCCATGCTCCCCGAGGAGCAACGCACCGGGCGACGGCTGGGGCTCTATGCCACCCGGGATATCCCCCAGGGTGGTACCATCATGGCCGAAGACTTGACGGAGCGCCGTCCCGCCGCCGGTATGCGGGCCCGCTACCATGCTCAGGTGATCGGCAGTCGGGCAACACGCGACATCTCCCGGGATGAACCCATCGCGTGGGATGCCATCTCTTTCCAGGAACCAATACAGGTCGATTGA
- the pseC gene encoding UDP-4-amino-4,6-dideoxy-N-acetyl-beta-L-altrosamine transaminase, whose amino-acid sequence MNRFLPYGRQMIDDQDIAAVAEVLRSDWLTTGPLVEAFETQLAARVGVRFAVACANGTAALHLAAMTLELGPEDRVVVPTMTFLATANAVRFVGAEVVFADVDPETGLMGPEHLVAALERAGKSHKVRAVFPVHLNGQCVDMTSLHALAETKGILVVEDACHALGSTYPDADGQLVGAGSCRHGELGVFSFHPVKTIAMGEGGAVTCHQEVYRDRLRRLRSHGMHQNAHAFANPALALAADNTPNPWYYEMPEFGYNYRVSDINCALGVSQLRKLDHFVARRRLLADRYDRLLAPLAPRVRPVRHQPGQRPVWHLYAVRIDFDQLPMDRAALMRSLRASGIGTQVHYLPVHMQPYYRKRYGDLDLSGARRYYQQVLSLPLFPAMEENDVDRVVEALTQLLV is encoded by the coding sequence ATGAACCGGTTTCTCCCCTATGGGCGGCAAATGATCGACGACCAGGATATTGCCGCCGTTGCCGAGGTGCTGCGCAGCGATTGGCTGACCACCGGCCCCCTGGTCGAAGCCTTTGAGACGCAACTGGCCGCCCGGGTCGGGGTGCGCTTCGCGGTGGCCTGCGCCAACGGTACAGCCGCTTTGCACCTGGCCGCCATGACCTTGGAACTGGGACCGGAAGATCGGGTCGTGGTTCCCACCATGACCTTTTTGGCCACGGCCAACGCCGTCCGCTTCGTCGGCGCCGAGGTGGTCTTTGCCGATGTGGATCCGGAAACCGGCCTGATGGGGCCGGAGCACCTCGTGGCCGCCCTGGAACGGGCCGGGAAAAGCCACAAGGTGCGGGCGGTTTTCCCTGTCCACCTGAATGGCCAATGCGTTGATATGACATCCTTGCATGCCCTGGCCGAGACAAAGGGAATTCTGGTCGTGGAAGATGCCTGCCACGCCCTGGGATCGACCTACCCGGATGCAGATGGCCAACTGGTGGGGGCCGGCAGTTGCCGCCACGGGGAGTTGGGGGTTTTCTCGTTTCACCCGGTCAAAACCATCGCCATGGGGGAGGGGGGGGCCGTCACCTGTCATCAGGAGGTCTACCGGGATCGCCTGCGGCGCCTGCGCAGCCACGGCATGCACCAGAATGCCCACGCATTCGCCAACCCGGCTTTGGCCCTGGCCGCCGACAACACCCCCAACCCGTGGTATTATGAAATGCCGGAGTTCGGCTACAACTATCGGGTCAGTGACATCAACTGCGCCCTGGGCGTGAGCCAACTGCGCAAACTGGACCATTTCGTCGCTCGCCGTCGCCTTCTGGCCGACCGTTATGACCGCCTGTTGGCGCCCCTGGCCCCCCGGGTCCGTCCTGTCCGCCATCAACCGGGTCAGAGACCGGTCTGGCACCTCTATGCCGTGCGCATCGACTTTGACCAGTTGCCCATGGACCGGGCCGCGCTGATGCGCTCCCTGCGGGCCTCCGGTATCGGCACGCAGGTTCACTATCTGCCCGTGCACATGCAGCCCTATTATCGAAAACGCTATGGTGATCTGGACCTTTCCGGAGCCAGGCGTTATTATCAGCAGGTACTCTCTCTGCCGTTGTTCCCCGCCATGGAAGAGAACGATGTCGATCGGGTGGTGGAGGCGTTGACGCAATTGCTGGTCTGA